CAGCCAAAGATTTCCCTGTATCACGTAAACGTTCCATAGTATGTTCAAATTCTTGGAGTAAAACATCGTTCTCTTGCTCAAGTTCTTGAAGTTGCTGTTgagtaaaaaatgtttgtaATTCAGATTCAGGGATCTCAACAGCTGAATTTTCATCAGTaggattttttgttaaaaagtcTGAAGCAATGTTTCGCTTTTCCTGACCTCGTTTTAATCTCAGATCTTGTAAATGATATAGAACAGAAGAAACATCGGAAAGTTCAGACTGCAGATACCACAGAACAGATGAATGGTGGGCGACTaaagtttcctttttcgATAATTTACTAGGGTCTCTTAAACCTTGCAGCCAACCACTTTTTTTAGGGATTTGACTTTGTTGTTCTACTCATGCAATTAGCAAGCATGTCCCTgtgttttgtttataatttaagtaaacataattttaccagtattaaaattttaagctTACCTTTCACAATCTCCTGCAACTTAGCTATTTGATGAATACAGCTACTGATTGCCGAAGAGACTTCATGTTCTATTTCATCCCTTTGAACCTCATCTAGCTCAAGCTTTGAAAGCTCCTCAAGTGAACACTCCATTAAAGGTTTTGAGAGTCTTTGgacatttgaaaatgttcTGTCCTTTAAATAAGCTCCACgaatctttttcaaaaatactaGAAGATTAACAATCGTTTCATGCTGCTAACGTTAGCAATTTGAACTCTCTGATTAGATATAGAAAGCAATAACAAAAGTTAATACtgtcaaaaatttaaaccAATCCCACTCAATAATTAATCGTATATTATGGTAGCGCATCTCCACAGTGATCAATTGAGTTGAGGTTAAATTTCCGATTGGTTCAATAATTACAGAAAACTCGTCCTCAAACTTACAATTCTATATCCTTCAGCCAAAAAAGGATCCGTATAActtattcttttcaaagGAATGTTTGCTGCATCAATGTCgccattttttgttaatccAAAAAACTCATTCGTACGACTCGTCATTCAGAATTTGAGATGCTAAGAAAGGAGAAATATAAATCCCGGGTTAAatgaatttcaaattaaCAGAACAGATGTTTAGAAAATGGTAGCATTCCATATCCCCTTATGAATAGTGACACGGTAAACGGAATTGAGAGACTTAAAGGTGCTCGTAACAAATGttcaaaaaagcaaaaaaaaatactcCATTGTACgagttttgtttatttacttcAAGTCGATGTCTAcaataaatgaaattaagCTAAAGTTTCgcaatttttgaagtattTAGAAATGAGCTATTTTcaagtaaacaaacaaacgTAACCAGTTATACACCTCACAAGAATGGAGCGCAGtcaaattgtttacaatttttgagttatttttaaaaatt
Above is a genomic segment from Schizosaccharomyces pombe strain 972h- genome assembly, chromosome: III containing:
- the ufe1 gene encoding SNARE protein Ufe1, with protein sequence MTSRTNEFFGLTKNGDIDAANIPLKRISYTDPFLAEGYRIHETIVNLLVFLKKIRGAYLKDRTFSNVQRLSKPLMECSLEELSKLELDEVQRDEIEHEVSSAISSCIHQIAKLQEIVKEQQSQIPKKSGWLQGLRDPSKLSKKETLVAHHSSVLWYLQSELSDVSSVLYHLQDLRLKRGQEKRNIASDFLTKNPTDENSAVEIPESELQTFFTQQQLQELEQENDVLLQEFEHTMERLRDTGKSLADITRLQSEISAQLSIQSSAAEKLYDDALNVMDSLSGGNQQLIKAKSRSSRTARLLFCIFTVMGLLLLSLDRIV